The Mycolicibacterium neworleansense sequence TTGGCACCCTCACGGATGACGATGGGGGCGAAGTCTCCTCGCAGCACGGTGTTGAACCACACCGAGGCACCGGCCTCCACCGTCACGTTGCCGATCAATGTTGCCGTCGGGGCAACGAATGCGCCGGGGTCGACCACGGGCGCCCGGCCCTCGAACGAATACAGCGGCATCGTCCACATATACCGCAGGAAACCGGCGTCAGCGCAGCGACGCGTACCCTGAACAGTAACTATGTCGCTCACGACACTCTTTCACCCCAGGTTCTTGATCACCATCGGCCTTGCTGCGGCCGTCGTCGGCACGGCCGGCGCCTGCACTCCCACCGACCAGTCACCGAGTACGCCGTGGATGGCCACGCCGTCCACCTCGGCATCGGCGACGGCGCCGAAGTCGCCGAAATCGCAGGCGTCCGACTACAGCCACCTGCTGTTGCAGGCCGAGGATGTCAGCATTCCGCCGGACACGTTCACCGCCCGGTCCAGCAACGTGAACCCGGACGGTCAGTCGGGCGCCACCGCGCTGTTCGTCAACGCCGACGACACCAGGGCGATCGCCGACACCATCCTGATCTACCCGGATGTGGCCACCGCGTCGGCGACGCTCAAACAGGCCGCCGCTGCGGTGAGCACCATGGTGACCGGGGGGCAGCCGCAGCCGGTGCCGGTGGGCTCGAACGGCACCGTCATCTCGGGGACGGCACCCGATGGGAAGAAGGCCGTGACACTGCTGATGTACACGCAGGGGCGCGCGGTGGTGCGCCTGGAGTTCGACAGCAACCCGGATGATCCGGTGTCGCCGCAGACTGTGGCCAGCGTCGGCCGAATGCAGCAGATCGCCTTGAGAATCGGCCTTCCGGAGCGGGAGTAACTGCCGGTCGCGACGGGTATGCCCCAGGTCACGCCTTAATTATTGCCATCCGGGCTCGAAAAACTGTAACGTGTTCTAGTTAAGAGCACCGATACGGGAGGCCCACCGTGACTACCGAACATGCCGGCATCAGAGAGATTGACACCGGCGCCCTGCCAGACCGCTATGCGCGGGGTTGGCACTGCCTGGGACCGGTCAAGAACTTCCTTGACGGTCAGCCGCACTCTGTCGAGATCTTCGGCACCAAGCTGGTGGTGTTCGCCGACTCCCAGGGCGAGTTGAAGATCCTCGACGGCTACTGCCGGCACATGGGCGGCGACCTGTCACAGGGCACCATCAAGGGCGACACCGTGGCCTGCCCGTTCCACGACTGGCGCTGGGGCGGCGACGGCAAGTGCAAGCTCGTCCCCTACGCCAAGCGCACCCCGCGCCTGGCCCGCACCCGCGCGTGGCACACCGACGTGCGCGGTGGCCTGCTGTTCGTCTGGCACGACCACGAGGGGAATCCGCCCTCGGACGAAGTTCGTATCCCAGAGATTCCAGAGGCGGCCAGCGACGACTGGACCGAGTGGCAGTGGAACTCGATGTTGATCGAGGGCAGCAACTGCCGCGAGATCATCGACAACGTCACCGACATGGCGCACTTCTTCTACATCCACTTCGGTCTGCCGACGTACTTCAAGAACGTCTTCGAGGGGCACATCGCCTCGCAGTACCTGCACAACGTGGGCCGTCAGGACATCGGCGGCATGGGGACCCAGTACGGCGAGTCGCACCTGGATTCCGAAGCGTCCTACTTCGGCCCGTCCTTCATGATCAACTGGCTGCACAACAACTACAGCGGTTACAAGGCCGAGTCGATCCTGATCAACTGCCACTACCCGGTCAGCCAGGACTCGTTCATGCTGCAGTGGGGCGTCATCGTCGAAAAGCCCAAGGGCATGGACGACAAGACCACCCAGAAGCTGGCCAACGCGATGACGGACGGCGTCAGCCAGGGCTTCCTGCAGGACGTGGAGATCTGGAAGCACAAGACCCGCATCGACAACCCGCTGCTGGTCGAGGAGGACGGCGCCGTCTACCAGATGCGCCGCTGGTACCAGCAGTTCTACGTCGATGTCGCGGACATCACGCCCGACATGACCGACCGGTTCGAGATGGAGATCGACACCACCGCGGCCAACGAGAAGTGGCACGTAGAGGTCGAGGAGAACCTGAAGCTCCAGGCCGAGCAGAAGTCGGCCGAAAAAGAAGCAGCGCAGTCAAGCTGATGACGACACGCAACGAGCGGAGCCAGGCGCCAGATGTCGACGACCTGGCCCGCTCGATGCTGCTGCTACACGGCGCGCATGACGACGACGATCATCACGCCGGCAGCTCCACTACGAGCTCGTCCAGCGGATCATGGGCCAAGGCACCGAATTTCGCGTCCGATCCGGAGCGCGCCGCCGCGGTCCGTGAGTCGAGCGCACGCGACCGCGAGCGTTACCTGACCTCGGGCCTGGTGTCGGTGGACTGCCGGTTCTGCCATGTCGCGGTCCAGGTCAAGAAGCTCAGCGCGGAACACACTTCGGTGCAGTGGAGTTCCGAGGCGGTGCGGCGTTGCGCGACATTCGAGGAAATCCGGTCTACTGGTGGGGATCCGGCCCGGGCGCGGGCCTGCCCACGCCTGACCGACAGCATCCGGCACGCTGTCGCCGAAGGGTGCCTGGAAGAGGTGTCCTCGGCCCCCTCCCCCGGCGACGGCTAGTTCGCCGCCTGCAGTTCGGCCACACAGGCCCTCAACGACTGATCGTCGTCCCCGTCGCCCAGCGGCGGCAGCACGATGCCGTCGGCGACATCACCGAACCTGGCCTTGAGCATCGCGGGCAGTTCGTCGTGACGCCCGCAGACCAGCAGCTCATCCAGGATGGAATCGGTGAGCACCGAGGGCAATTCGCCCCACAGCTCGGTCCGCACCAGGGATCGCAGCCGCTCCGGGAGATCCGCCAGGCCGCGGCGGGCCAGACCGGTCGCGTACGCGGGCGTCGAATACAGGAACGCCAGCATCCGGCGCTGCCGTTCCCGTTCTACGGCCACTGCCTCATCAGTGCGTCCGGTGGCGATCGCCGTTGAGGCGACGATGCGCGGGATGTCTGCCCTGCCTGCCGTTTTCGCGCCACGGGCCAACGCCGGCCGTACCACGTCACGCAGGTATTCGGGATCGGAGTTGGTCGAGTGCGTGACGATCCCACTGGCGACGCCGCCGGCGAGTTCACACATGCCGGCGTTCACCGCGCCCAGCCAGATCGGTGGACGCACGGCGTCACCGGGGCCGGGGTTGAAGTAGGGCTGCATCCGGGTCAGCCGGTAGTTGTCGCTCCCGAAATGCACTGTGCCGCCGGTCCGGAACGCATCGAAGAGGGCATCGAGGGCGCCCACGTAGTCCCGCAGGCGGGCGATCGGATCGCTCCACGGCATGCCGTAGCGGTCGGTGATGTTCTGCTTGATCTGGGTGCCCAGTCCCAGCTCGAATCGCCCGCCGGACAGCACCGACAGATCCCAGGCCGTGTACGCCGTCAGTGTGGGGCTGCGCACGAATGCCAGTGTCACGGCGGTGCGCACGGTGATGTGCGAGGTGTGCTCCAGAGCCAGCAGGGAGACTGCCAGGGAGTCGTGCACGGTCTCGGCGACGTGCAGGCCGTCGCAGCCCAACCGCTCGACTCGCCGCGCGTAGTCCGCGGTTGCGGTCAGCGGTTCACGCGGGTCGAGCGCCAGATAGACCAACATGCCCGAATCTTCCCCCGCGAGCAGACCCGTAGGTACCCGAAAAAGTGCAATTCTGGGTACTTTCGCGTCTGCTCGCGGAGAAGGTCACAGACCCTTGAACCGCTCCTTGACCTCTTCGTCGGTCAAACCGTAGTCGGCCAGCGAGTAGGTGTGCTTCGGAGCCCGGGGCCCCTGCTGGGTCTGGGCGTGGCTGTCGGTCATCGCCTGCCGTGCGGCGTCGGTGAACTCCAGACCGAAGGTGCCGTAGATGCCTTCGACAGCACCCACCGGATCCTTGATGAACTCGAAGTAGTCCACGTCGCAGAACTGGGCCGGATCGTGCTTGGCCCGTTCGGCGTTGAACAGCTCAAGGCCGCGCGACCACGTCTCCAGCGCGTCCTGGCCGATCACCTCGCCGGTGAAGGTGTTCGACCAGCCCGCCGTGGTGTGCTGGGACAGCGAACACATCGAGGCCAGGATCGTCTCGGCCGGCCGGTGGCACTGGACCACCAGCGCATCCGGGTACACCTTGAACAGCGCGTCCAACGCGAACAAGTGGCTGGGGTTCTTGAGCACCCAGCGCTTTTCGGGCTCGTTGAGGCCGATCAGCTGCAGGTTCTTGCGGTGCCGCTGGTAGGACTTGGTCCAGTCCTGACGGGACAGCCATTGTGCGTAGGTGGGTACATGCGCCAACGTCTCGTAGGACACCGAGTGCAATGACTGACGCAGCAATTGCCAGCATTCCTCGACCTCGTCGGCGGTCATGAAATGCAGCCCGGTGTAGTCCGGATTCTCCTCGTGCGCCTGCTTGAACCGCGCATCGAGCGCACTGAACACCGGGTTGTCCGGCCAGGTTTCGCGGGGCGGCCGCGGCTGCGGGAACTCCGCCAGCCACATCTCGAGTCCCTGGTGCGACGGGTCCGCGGTCAGCAGCCGGTGGATCACCGTGGTGCCGGTGCGCGGCAGACCCGTGACGAAGATCGGCCGCTCGATCGGCACGTCGGCATGCTCCGGATACTGCTTGAACGCGGCGTTGGACACCAGCCGGGCCACCAGCGCGTTGCGGGTGAAGAACCGCTGCATCTTGCTGCCGAGTTCGGTCAGGTCGGCCTCGCGCTGATAAGAATCCAGCAGCACGCCAAGGGCTTCCAGATAGTTGTCGTCGTCACCGCCGAAGTCCTCCAGGCCGCAGGCCTTCACCGCCGAGGCGTGCAGATCCTCGATCGTGCCCACGTTGGTGCGCGGGGCGCCGCTCATGGCTCGACTCCTTCTCGCTCCGGTCCTCGCTCGTTCCTCGCTGCGATCCTCACTGGTCGTCGCCTTCGCATCATGCCTTGTATTCACCGCAGTTCACATCGAGGGCCTGACCGGTGATGCCGCTGGACAGATCGCTGGCCATGAACAGGATGGCCGAGGCCACCTCGTCCTCGGTCGGGAGCCGCTTGAGATCGGACCCGGCCGCCGACGCGTTGTAGATCTGTTCCACGGTGGTGCCGTACTTCTGTGCCTGATGGTTGAAGTAACCCTCCAGAGTTTCTCCCCAGATGTAGCCGGGCAACACGGAGTTGACCCGAATACCCTTCTCCCCCAGCTCGGTTGCGAGGGTCTGCGACATGGACAGCAGGGCCGACTTGGCCATCTTGTAGGCGCCGTACTTGGCCTGCGAGTGCCGCACGACCATCGAATTGACATTCACCACTGAACCTTTGGCTGCTTCCAGCGCGGGAGTAAAGCCCTGGGTCATGCGCAGTGCGCCGAACACGGTCAGCTCGATGGCATCCCGCATGTGCTCGAAGGTGGTGTTCGCGAACGGCTTCATGGACGGCACCCGGAACGCGTTGTTGATCAACACGTCAGCCTTGCCGTACTCCTCCATCGTGCGGGCCACCACGTTGGCGACCTGTTCCTCGTCGGTGATGTCGGTGCCCACTGCCAAGGCGCGACGGCCCAGTGCCGTCACCTCTTTGGCCACGTCCTCGAGCCGCTCCACCGTGCGGGCGGCCAACACCAGGTCGGCGCCGTTCTCCGCACATCGGCGGGCCAGCGTCGTCCCGAGCCCGGGCCCGACACCGCTGATGACGACGACCTTGTTCTCCAGAAGTGCCATGGGCTAGCCCACCATCCTTTCGCCGATCTGCCTTTGACGCAGGGCGATTCGCTCGCGCCAGTCCTGCTCGGAAATCTTGTTGGAGTCGTAGTGCGGTAGCGCCGAGGCGATCTGGTCGACGTCGACGATCTCAAGGGTCGGGCCGTCGGCCTCGGTGAGCTCGCGCGACACCCGTTGCCACCGGAACTGCAGATAGCCCTTGCCGTGGCCCAACGTCTCGCACCAGTTGGTCACGCCAGGGTTCGCGTCGGACACCACGATCCGAATCTTGCCGTCCGGATCAGCCTGGGCCTGAGTGCCGTTCAGCGAGGTCTGGTGGTTGATGTAGTCCAGCGAGATGTACCACAGGCTGCCCAGCTGGAAGCCCAGGTAGGGGGCATCCGAGACCGGCAGCGTGATGATCATCGCCTGGTCCGGCGTCAGGTCGTAGTGCCCGACCGACGAGTACTGGGTGGCGAGCCCGCCGGGCGTCAGGCGCGGCGCGGTCAGCGTGTTGACGGGCAGGTTGTCGTAGAACCACTTCGGGAACTGCAACCACGTCTTGACGCGCTGCACCAGTTGCTTACCCGCGGTGGCGTAACGCTTCTCGATGAGCTCACGGCTCAAGGGGGCCGGTGCGGTCCCGGCCGTGTCGGTACGCGAGATCGCGAACGAGCCGCGCTGCGCCGACCAGTCGTTGTAGACCTCCCGGATCACCAGCTGCGAGGGCGTCGCCGGGGTGAACCGCCACTCGAAGGTGCCGTCAGCGGCGATGTCCAGCTTGCGGTCGTCGAAGGCGGTGTCACTGTCCGGGACGTTGTCATCGGTGTACTCCCCGCCCAGCAGCTGGAAGCTGACGTCGGTGGTGGTGCCCCGCTTTCCCGTGACGACGTACTCGTGACCGGGCTGGACCCGGGTGCCGAAATACATGGTGTCGGGGTTGTCCAGGCCCATCTTGGTGAACGGTCCGGTTCCGCTGTGCAGGAACGGGTGGTCCCGGTCGTAGTCGAACGCGACATGGGTACACGCCGCGATGCACCCGGCCAGGTACTGCAGACCTTCGAGCAGGTCGGCCTCGGATTCGATGAAGGGGGCCGCGGTCACCAGGCGTTCCGCCTCGGCTATGGCCTCGACCAGTGGTTGTGAGTACATCTGGCATCTGCTCTCTCGGTCCAATATTGGACCGCCGTGGTAGAGTTTCCTACCTGACAGTAGAACGCGTTCCAATTCGCGTCAACGTTCGGGAGGTCAGATGACGGACGCCGAGCCGGCCGGCCGCGCCTCGCCGCCGACAGCCCGGGTGGTGGCCATCCTGGATTTTCTGTCCCGCCACCCACAGGAACGGTTCGGACTCTCGGAGCTGACGCGCCGGGTCGGGCTGAGCAAGCCCACCTGCCTGGGCATCCTGACCACGCTCACCGAATCGGGATACCTGGTGCGCGAAACCGCGGACAACGGTAAGGACAAGTCGTACCGCCTCGGCCCGGCGCTCATCGCGCTCGGGCACATGGCGCAGGAGTCGATGCGCGTCAACCCGTCGGCACGCGCCGAGTTGCTGGCTCTGTCAGCCACATTCGACACCTCGGTCGGCCTGTCCGCCGTGGTCGACGATCGGATCACGGTTCTGGAACTGGTCGGACCGGTGGGCCGCGACCCAGGAGTGCGGGTCGGGGAGAGCTATCCGTTCGCACCACCGGTCGGCCTGATGTTCGTGTTGTGGGACGACGAGGCACTGCGCGCCTGGCTGGCCAAGGCGCCTACCGTCCCACTGCGCACCGAATCGGCCCGGCTGCATCGGGTGATCGAAAACTGCCGTGCCGACGGATATCTCGTCGAGCGCCTGACCCCCGGCGGCCGCAGGCTCTACGCCCTGATGGCGGGGATGTCGAGCAATCTGCCCGACGAACTGCGGGCGCTTTTGAGCGAGCTGGTGTCCGATATCGGGGAGCGGGTGTACCTGGCCGACGAGGGTCCCGGCGGTCCCACCCCGCATGACATCAGCGTCATCTCCGCGCCGGTGTTCGACCACTATCAGCGTCAGATCATGGCGGCGTCACTGCACATCGGAACGGCCCTGACGGACAAGGAGATCACCGAACGCGCCCGCGCGCTGGTGGCGACCGCCGATGCGCTGACCAGACAGCTCGGCGGCACCAAGCCGCAACGCTGAGGCCGGGCTCAGAAGTTGTTGCAGGTGTCGAACACCGTTTGCAGCAACCCGAGGTAGGGCTGATTGGCCGGTTGGGCGGCGATGCCCTCGGCCATGCGCTGGCGTTGATCGCGCGGCGCGTCCAGGAACTGTTGCAGAACCGACTGCACCGCCGGGGATGCCCCGGCCATCGGACTCTGCGCGTTCAGGGCCCCCATCACCTGCGAATAACTGCACGTGGTGTTGACCGCTGATTCCAGCCTCGGATCCGCCGACGCGATACCGGCGCCGACGGACAGGGACATTGTCAAGGCGCCGGCGGCGATAGCCACTGTGGCCGACGATAGCTTCATCATTTGCGGACCTCCTCCCCCCGATGCCCGGACTCTACCCGCCGATCACGAATGCGCTTGGGGGTTTTGGCAATTTGCTACGTCGTCGACGAGAAATATCAATTGCCGGCAGAAATGAGTTTGCCGCGGACGGGCACCTCAAATTCGTGAATCAGCGCTCGTCCGACGGCAACAGCAGGGACCGGACCACCGGGCGGGGAGCCGTATCGCGCAACAGCATGCTGGCGGGCCGCTGGCGCACCTGCTGCGGCCACCAGAACCAGCGTCCCAGCAGCGCGGCAATGGACGGCGTCATGAGGGCGCGGACAACCAGAGTGTCCAACAGCAGCCCGATACCGATCGTGGAGCCCACCTGGCCGATAATTCGCAGATCGCTGGCCACCATCGACATCATGGTGAACGCGAACACCAGGCCCGCCGCGGTCACGACCTTTCCGCTACCGCCCATGGCCCGGATGATGCCGGTGTTGATCCCCGCCCCGATCTCTTCCTTCATCCGGGACACCAGCAGCAGGTTGTAGTCAGAGCCGACCGCCAGGAGAACGATCACGGACATCGCGAGCACGAGCCAATGCAGGTTGATGCCCAGAATGTGCTGCCAGATGAGGACCGAGAGACCGAACGCCGCGCCGAGTGACAGCGCCACGGTGCCGACGATGACCAGAGCGGCGATCAGGCTTCGCGTGACCATCAGCATGATGACGAAAATCAGGCAGAGCGCGGCAACCCCCGCGATCAACAGGTCGTATGTCGAGCCGTCGCGCATGTCCTTGAACGTCGGGGCGGTACCGGTCAAGTAGATCTTGGCGCTCTCCAGGGGAGTCAGTTTGAGCGCCTCCTCGGCCGCCTGCTGCACCGCGTCGACCCGTGAAATGCCTTCGGGCGTCGCGGGATCGCCCCGGTGCGAAATGATGAAACGGACCGACTTCCCGTCCGGCGAGAAGAACAGGTTCATCGCGCGTTTGAAGTCCTTGTTCTCCAACACTTCGGGCGGGAGGTAGAACGAGTCGTCGTTTCGCGCTGCGTCGAACGCCTGCCCCATCGCAGTGGCGTCCTCACTCACCTCGTCCATCATGGCGAGGGAACCGGCCATGGTGCTGTGCATCGTGAGAATGGAGGCCCGCATCGACTTCATGCCGTCGATCATCTTCGGGAACTGGGCGATCATCTGGGGCATGAGCACATCGAGTCGATCGGTCTCCCGACTGAGATCCATCACTCCGTCGGAAACCGCATCGACGCCGTCGAGTGCGTCGAACAGAGATCTTGTCGACCAACAGAGCGGAATGTCGAAGCAGTGCGGCTCCCAGTAGAAGTAATTTCGAATGGGCCGGAAGAAATCGTCGAAATCAGCGATGTGGTCGCGCAGCTCATCGGTGACCTCTGCCAATTCACGCGTGTCCTGCGTCATCTGGTGAGTCGTGTTGCTCATCTTGAGACCGACGTTGTAAAGACGCTGCGTGATATTGATCATCGTGGTCATATCGTCAGCCTGCTTCAACAGGTCTTTCATGCGATTCCGCTGGAACGGCATGACCTGCTCCTGGTTGGCATTCTGCAGGCTGAGCAGGAACGGTATCGACGTCCGATCGATCGGGTTGCCCTCGGGCCGCGTTATCGCCTGCACCCGCGATATGCCCTGGACCGCAAAAACCGCCTTGGCCACCTTGTTCAATATCAGTAGGTCTGCCGGAGTACGCATATCGTGGTCGGCCTCGAGCATGAGGATGTCGGGGGTCATGCGGGACTGCGGAAAGTGCCGCTCGGCGGCCGCATATCCGATATTGCCGGGAATGTCGCCCGGCACATAAAGGCGATCGTTGTAGCTGGTCTGATAGGCCGGGAGCGCCAACAAACCGATGAGCGCGATCACACTGGCCGTGACAAGGATGGGTGCCGGCCACCGGACGATCGCCGTCGCCAACCGACGCCACCGCCGGACGATGATCTTGCGCTTGGGCTCGAACAGCCCGAACCGACCGCCCACCACGAGTGTGGCCGGAATCAGCGTGAGCGCCACCGCGACCGCGACGACCATCGCCACGGCGGTGGGAACACCCATCGTCTGGAAGTACGGCAGTCGAGCGAAACTGAGGCAGAAGATTGCCCCGGCAATGGTCAGGCCCGAGCCCAGAACCACCTTGGCCACACTTCGATACGTGGTGTAGAAGGCGGTGTCCCGGTCCTCACCGGACTGTCGCGCCTCCTGATACCGCCCGAGGAAAAAGATGCCATAGTCGGTTCCCACCGCGATGCCGAGCGACACCAGCAGGTTGACCGCGAACGTCGACAACCCGATGACCTGGTGCATGCCCAGGAATGCCACCACTCCACGAGCCGCCTGCACCTGGATCCCCACCATGACCAGGAGAAGGACCGCAGTGACGATCGAACGGTAGACGAGGAGCAGCATCGTCAGGATGACCACCAGCGAGACCACGGTGATCTTGATGATGGACTTGTCGCCTGCGTGGTTCATATCCGAAACCAATGGCGCGGGGCCCGTGACGTAGGCCTTCAGCCCCGGGGGCGGCGGTGTCCGGTCCACGATTCCCCGGACGGCGTCCACGGACTCGTTCGCCAGCGATTCGCCTTGATTACCAGCAAGATTCAGCTGGACATAAACAGCTTTGTCGTCGGCGCTCTGGACTGCGGGCGCCGTGAGCGGATCACCCCAGTAATCCTGCACGTGCTGCACATGCCGGGTATCGGCCTTCAACTGCCGGATCAAATCGCTGTAGTAGCGGTGCGCTTCATCCCCGAGCGGTTGGTCGCTCTCCAGGACGATCATTGCCACGCTGTCCGAATCAGATTCCCCGAAGGTCTTGCCCATGCGTTGCGCCGCTTGGAACGACGGGGCGTCCTGGGGTACCAGCGAGACCGAATACTGCCGCCCCACATGTTCGAGCGAGGGAACGGCGAAGGTCAGTACCGCGACGATAACGAGCCAGCCGAGGATGATCAGCACCGCCAGGCGGTGGATCATCCGCGCGACAAACGGTGGACGGTCGTTCACCGCGGTCAGCGTTCGTCGGGTTTCAGCAACAGCGAACGGACCAGCGGGCGAGGGCCGGTGGGCCGCAGAAGCGCGCTGGCGGGCCGCTGGCGAACGTGCAGCGGCCACCAGAACCACCGGCCCAGCAAGGCAGCGATGGACGGCGTCATGAGTGCGCGCACGATCAGGGTGTCGAACAGCAGCCCGATGCCGATCGTGGAACCGACCTGACCGATGGTGCGCACGTCGCTGGCCAACAACGCGAACATGGTTGCGGCGAACACCAGACCCGCTGCGGTCACCACCTTTCCGCTGCCGGCCATGGCGCGGATGATGCCGGTGTTGATACCCGCGCTGATTTCCTCCTTCATTCGGGATACCAGCAGCAGGTTGTAGTCGGAACCGACGGCCAGAAGAATGATCAGAGCGATGGCGAGCACGATCCAGTTCAACTGGATTCCGAGGATGTGCTGCCAGATGAGCACCGAAAGCCCGAAT is a genomic window containing:
- a CDS encoding Rieske 2Fe-2S domain-containing protein, with the translated sequence MTTEHAGIREIDTGALPDRYARGWHCLGPVKNFLDGQPHSVEIFGTKLVVFADSQGELKILDGYCRHMGGDLSQGTIKGDTVACPFHDWRWGGDGKCKLVPYAKRTPRLARTRAWHTDVRGGLLFVWHDHEGNPPSDEVRIPEIPEAASDDWTEWQWNSMLIEGSNCREIIDNVTDMAHFFYIHFGLPTYFKNVFEGHIASQYLHNVGRQDIGGMGTQYGESHLDSEASYFGPSFMINWLHNNYSGYKAESILINCHYPVSQDSFMLQWGVIVEKPKGMDDKTTQKLANAMTDGVSQGFLQDVEIWKHKTRIDNPLLVEEDGAVYQMRRWYQQFYVDVADITPDMTDRFEMEIDTTAANEKWHVEVEENLKLQAEQKSAEKEAAQSS
- a CDS encoding TIGR03617 family F420-dependent LLM class oxidoreductase — translated: MLVYLALDPREPLTATADYARRVERLGCDGLHVAETVHDSLAVSLLALEHTSHITVRTAVTLAFVRSPTLTAYTAWDLSVLSGGRFELGLGTQIKQNITDRYGMPWSDPIARLRDYVGALDALFDAFRTGGTVHFGSDNYRLTRMQPYFNPGPGDAVRPPIWLGAVNAGMCELAGGVASGIVTHSTNSDPEYLRDVVRPALARGAKTAGRADIPRIVASTAIATGRTDEAVAVERERQRRMLAFLYSTPAYATGLARRGLADLPERLRSLVRTELWGELPSVLTDSILDELLVCGRHDELPAMLKARFGDVADGIVLPPLGDGDDDQSLRACVAELQAAN
- a CDS encoding sulfotransferase family protein — encoded protein: MSGAPRTNVGTIEDLHASAVKACGLEDFGGDDDNYLEALGVLLDSYQREADLTELGSKMQRFFTRNALVARLVSNAAFKQYPEHADVPIERPIFVTGLPRTGTTVIHRLLTADPSHQGLEMWLAEFPQPRPPRETWPDNPVFSALDARFKQAHEENPDYTGLHFMTADEVEECWQLLRQSLHSVSYETLAHVPTYAQWLSRQDWTKSYQRHRKNLQLIGLNEPEKRWVLKNPSHLFALDALFKVYPDALVVQCHRPAETILASMCSLSQHTTAGWSNTFTGEVIGQDALETWSRGLELFNAERAKHDPAQFCDVDYFEFIKDPVGAVEGIYGTFGLEFTDAARQAMTDSHAQTQQGPRAPKHTYSLADYGLTDEEVKERFKGL
- a CDS encoding SDR family oxidoreductase, translated to MALLENKVVVISGVGPGLGTTLARRCAENGADLVLAARTVERLEDVAKEVTALGRRALAVGTDITDEEQVANVVARTMEEYGKADVLINNAFRVPSMKPFANTTFEHMRDAIELTVFGALRMTQGFTPALEAAKGSVVNVNSMVVRHSQAKYGAYKMAKSALLSMSQTLATELGEKGIRVNSVLPGYIWGETLEGYFNHQAQKYGTTVEQIYNASAAGSDLKRLPTEDEVASAILFMASDLSSGITGQALDVNCGEYKA
- a CDS encoding IclR family transcriptional regulator; the encoded protein is MTDAEPAGRASPPTARVVAILDFLSRHPQERFGLSELTRRVGLSKPTCLGILTTLTESGYLVRETADNGKDKSYRLGPALIALGHMAQESMRVNPSARAELLALSATFDTSVGLSAVVDDRITVLELVGPVGRDPGVRVGESYPFAPPVGLMFVLWDDEALRAWLAKAPTVPLRTESARLHRVIENCRADGYLVERLTPGGRRLYALMAGMSSNLPDELRALLSELVSDIGERVYLADEGPGGPTPHDISVISAPVFDHYQRQIMAASLHIGTALTDKEITERARALVATADALTRQLGGTKPQR
- a CDS encoding hemophore-related protein, with the protein product MMKLSSATVAIAAGALTMSLSVGAGIASADPRLESAVNTTCSYSQVMGALNAQSPMAGASPAVQSVLQQFLDAPRDQRQRMAEGIAAQPANQPYLGLLQTVFDTCNNF
- a CDS encoding MMPL/RND family transporter; amino-acid sequence: MIHRLAVLIILGWLVIVAVLTFAVPSLEHVGRQYSVSLVPQDAPSFQAAQRMGKTFGESDSDSVAMIVLESDQPLGDEAHRYYSDLIRQLKADTRHVQHVQDYWGDPLTAPAVQSADDKAVYVQLNLAGNQGESLANESVDAVRGIVDRTPPPPGLKAYVTGPAPLVSDMNHAGDKSIIKITVVSLVVILTMLLLVYRSIVTAVLLLVMVGIQVQAARGVVAFLGMHQVIGLSTFAVNLLVSLGIAVGTDYGIFFLGRYQEARQSGEDRDTAFYTTYRSVAKVVLGSGLTIAGAIFCLSFARLPYFQTMGVPTAVAMVVAVAVALTLIPATLVVGGRFGLFEPKRKIIVRRWRRLATAIVRWPAPILVTASVIALIGLLALPAYQTSYNDRLYVPGDIPGNIGYAAAERHFPQSRMTPDILMLEADHDMRTPADLLILNKVAKAVFAVQGISRVQAITRPEGNPIDRTSIPFLLSLQNANQEQVMPFQRNRMKDLLKQADDMTTMINITQRLYNVGLKMSNTTHQMTQDTRELAEVTDELRDHIADFDDFFRPIRNYFYWEPHCFDIPLCWSTRSLFDALDGVDAVSDGVMDLSRETDRLDVLMPQMIAQFPKMIDGMKSMRASILTMHSTMAGSLAMMDEVSEDATAMGQAFDAARNDDSFYLPPEVLENKDFKRAMNLFFSPDGKSVRFIISHRGDPATPEGISRVDAVQQAAEEALKLTPLESAKIYLTGTAPTFKDMRDGSTYDLLIAGVAALCLIFVIMLMVTRSLIAALVIVGTVALSLGAAFGLSVLIWQHILGINLHWLVLAMSVIVLLAVGSDYNLLLVSRMKEEIGAGINTGIIRAMGGSGKVVTAAGLVFAFTMMSMVASDLRIIGQVGSTIGIGLLLDTLVVRALMTPSIAALLGRWFWWPQQVRQRPASMLLRDTAPRPVVRSLLLPSDER